GGTGCGGCCCTCCTGGCTCCGCAGCATTTCGTAGATCGCGATCCCGGAGTACTGCTCGACGAAGCGGATCGAGGTCAGCGTCGTGTCCACGTCGAGCGCCCCGGCGAGGGTGCGGAAGACGCCCTCGTATTTCCGGCGCGCGCCGCTGTGGACGCAGTCGAGGGCGCCGGCGACGTCGCCGCGGCGCAGCGCGTCCTTGAGGTCGTTCCAGCGCGTGTCGAGGTCGCGCTCGAACTGCGCCCGCGAGAAGACCTCGACGCGAGCGCTGAGGCTGGTCACGCGCCCGCCCGACTCGTGGATGCGGACGGTGAAGTCGTAGCGGCCCGGCTGCGGGTACGTGTGGTCCCTCAGTACGCCGCCGTACGTGGTCTCCGTCCATTCGGCGGTGCCGTCGCCGTCGGCGTCGAACTCGATACGGACGGGATTCTCCACGGGGGAAAAGAGCCACTTCAGCCGCACCCGGAGCGGCGCCGGACCGGTGGACGGCTGGACCTGGAACGGCGGGATGTTCTCGCGCTTGAAGAACTCGATGAGCTCGG
This window of the Candidatus Methylomirabilota bacterium genome carries:
- a CDS encoding PKD domain-containing protein, with the translated sequence MTPTRLAALWAVAALALTLAGATSAAAACPTFSGPASWLERLAAARQSAKGPPSDAELIEFFKRENIPPFQVQPSTGPAPLRVRLKWLFSPVENPVRIEFDADGDGTAEWTETTYGGVLRDHTYPQPGRYDFTVRIHESGGRVTSLSARVEVFSRAQFERDLDTRWNDLKDALRRGDVAGALDCVHSGARRKYEGVFRTLAGALDVDTTLTSIRFVEQYSGIAIYEMLRSQEGRTMSYEVRFVIDDDGVWRLYSM